In Carassius carassius chromosome 38, fCarCar2.1, whole genome shotgun sequence, the genomic stretch GTCCTTATGTTGGTCTAATTCTGTATGAGGTTCGTTCTTCTATTTAACACAGAAGAAAAAATTTTGAGGAGTAACAGTGACCAAACAGTTGATAGACCATAGTGACTTTCACAGTATGGAAGGAAACACTATTGAAGTGTATAGTGTGAAGTCATTTGGGACCCAACTAACGTCTTTGTTGCATTAACGCTCAAACTTCATACTCTCTTGATTTGGTTCCAAAGGAAGTGGCTggaatttattcattttgaaagcATCCACATCACTTCTGTCCACATATAAGCCAGTTTGAGACAAACTACAGGGGTAATTGATCGGGCAGATTCTAAAATCAAGGGACATTTCATATAAAAATTTTCAACAGGGGTCAGTTTACTGTAAGCTCATACTATAAAACAATCTTTTCTCATGTGTCTCTTTCAGATAATGTTACAGTATAATGTTCCAGACTACCGAAACTCCTTGTAGTTTTTAACCGCCTTTTCCAAAAAAACGAGGCTTCTTGCAGAAAGGAGGCGTTCCTAACACAGAGCTGGGAGCCATGACGTTCCTCTGCGACTGGACGGGGTGAGTTTCAGATGATGTGATGCTGTTATAAGACCTGAATCTGCAGTTCTGGCCTGTTGTCTCTGTCTTCCTAAGCTTTGTGTGATGTTGTTTTAGGCCAAAACTGAGTTACCACAGTAGAGCTCTAGGGCACCAGGGCCTCCCCTCATACCTAACTGATTCCATCGCGACTGAACTGAGGTCAAATCTGGATTTGGACATAGTGAGGAAGGGAAACGAGAATGTTATGAAAGGTGTGTCTGAGATTGGAATGATTTGACCCTCTGATGATAAGTTTATTGAACCAATCAGATCAGTTTTGATATGTTGTGGTGTGGAAATTGAACAAAGTGTACTCGTCTTCAGGTGTGCGATTCCCCAATGTAGCTTGCAGTATAAGTTTTAAATCTAGGGGGCCCACCACTGGTGTGCTCAATGTCAGTGAGCTACCTAAAGAGACCATAACAACCACAGCAGATGAGAAGGAGATGGATGTGACCGTCAACACAGTGGAGGTACTTCCTATGAGAGACTACAAATCAATCAGTAACGATGTTTCTCAATTATTTCATCAGAGACGATGAGAAATGATGAGTTTGTTGTTCACATAAGTCTTTGATGACCTTCTAATCCAACTCTGATCTCAGAAACTCCAGTAGATTTAATATTCACAAGCCATATCTGATAAATTTGATTGTTTCTCAGAATGCACATTTAAGGAATCTTTGGGAATCAAATGAAACTTAACATCTCTCGTACTGTCAGTTTCTTAAGTAAACTTATGTTTACAGTAATGCTTTTACAATACCACGAAGCATTGCATTGGGATACATGTTTTAACACCGTTTTAAGTGTAAGCAAAAGGCATTTAACATGATGCCATTAGATTAGTTTGATATGCTTAATCATATCCAACATTTCAACTCGaggttaaatgttaaaaaaactaaaacatacgTGTGGATGAATCGTTCACAATAAGACCAATAAATTGCATTCGCAAAATAGGGTGAACTTAAAAAGCATTATTGTAAATGCAATTGTctattactttaattttttttcaacaatttgAGTGTCAAGTCAACAGTGTTTTGCTgtccatagtttttattttgactGATTTCAGGACTCTGAGTTCAGTTAAATGGCTGATGTTGAATATTGATTGGCAcactttttgtgtttttcagccAGAGGTTTCAGTGATAGTGACACAGATTCAGAAATCAACAAAAAAGAGAAAGGGTATGTTCTCTGATTTGCATTTATGGacttcatctttgtttttaatgtaactgtcttaTGTCAGTCTcagttgttttgtctttttttttcttctgtagacAAACCAACTAAAAAAGCAAAGTTTGTCTCCGTCAACATTGACCTTACTTCAGTGCAGCACACCAATGAGGATGTTATATGATTTCAACACAGATTTTGTGTAAAATTTCACCAGTATGTACTGATACCTGTGGACTGAGAGAAATCAGCTTGTGAAACGGGACTCTGCTGGAGTGCATAATATGTGATCTATGCCTGTTTgtattaatacataataaaatgtattatttaactgACTAAATCAAAGGTTAAAAGTCTTACATTGCATACAAAACACACTAAGCTTTATTCATACTTTCATTCAAGACTCCATATTTTCCCCTTCGGGTTGAGGACAAGTAGTTGGCTTGCTCAGTAACAGCTAATACATGgagaagagagaaaaacaaaaaacatgaatcCATAGAAATGTGTCAAATACAGAAATTCTGAAATGTCAGCTGTCACAGGTTTGGGTCTTAAAGGGTTTCTCTacgccaaaatgaaaattgtcaatcACTTattcccatgtcgttccaaacccataaaagctttgttcgtcttcggaacacaatttaagatattttggatgaaaaccaggaggcttgagaATTTCCCCTTGACTGCCAAgaaagttacactgtcaaggtccagaaaagtatgaaagcatTATTAGAtttgtccatctgccatcagtggttcaaccgcaacattatgaagcgacgagactactttttgtatgcgaagaaaacaaaataatgacttaacaacttgtctctccatatcaccatAGTACTTTTTTGGAAAATATGAGTTGAACACAAGCagcttacgctcttctgtgtcagccgtgccacaaggatacattttctacgtgtacgctttgatttgaaagaaaaccgtGCATCTGTAAGCCACCTGCATTCAGCTCAAAATCTCGCTCTagcgttacggttgaaccactgatggcagatggactaatCTAATAatgctttcatacttttctggaactTGACAGTCTAACTTGCtaggcagtcaatgggacagtcacaagcctctcagttttcatccaaaatatcttaaattgtgttccgaagatgaacaaagcttttataggtttggatcaacatgggggtaagtgattaatgacaacattttcattctggggtggagtatccctttaagccctAAAGCAgtctataatatttaataatggaatggaaattttaatttagaattaagTTGGTCCACCGTTTcacccaattaaaaaaaaaaagacttggatGTAGCAtacaaaattaagattttaaaagtACCATAAATGGTTTAGTGTTATTACTCTATCATTTGACAGTGAACGCTGAGGTAGTCCATTGGTGTTGAATGTCACCTCATGGCTGTTGTTCTGTTCCAATGTTGGTCCCAGTATCTTAGGTACTCGTAGGTTTCATGATGGCCCCATATTTTGGCATCCTTTAAACATCCACGAACAAAGTCAAATATCTGCGAGAGAGCCCATCCATCAAAgcgattaccgtattttccggactataagtcacactttttttcatagtttggctggtcctgcgacttatagtcaggtgtgaatttatcaaaattaatttgacatgaaccaagagaaatgaactaagcgacatgaaccaagagaaaacattaccatctacagctgcgagagggcgctctatgctactcagtgctcctgtagcctacactaaaaacatagagtgccctctcgcggctggagacggtaatgttttctcttggttctaaataaatgcgacttatagtccagtgcgacttatgttttttcctcgtcatgacgtatttttggactgacgcgacttatactcgggtgagacttatagtcagaaaaatacggtacttttcCTTCATGTAGCCCAAATCAGAGTTTATTTTTCCTCAGCATGTCTTCGGATTGGGTGGAATTTGCCTGTGGGATCTGGAATGTACCATTTGTCCCAAATGTCAGAATAAGTCGAGGATCTTCCCCAAGGTTTATAATGTCCGTTCCAATGGAGAAGTTTGGCAGCGTTAACAAACTGAGGTGAATACCGATTACCAGCTCCTGTCGCCCCTAGAAACATAAATATCCACAACAAAACAATTGGTTACTTACAGATTTACATAGGCTCTTTACGTTTATGAACTAGTCTTGATAAATTTCTTACCGAGGTGTCGGACGTTCCACAGTGGATCGATGTTTGAGTGGGTCTTGTAGAATACAATGAGCATAGGTGGCGTTGTGATGCTGTTTGCTAAAGTCTTACTGTAAAGGTCCTCCCTAAAACAAAACAACCCCACAAAAGCATTAACAGCCCTCAAAGGGGCCTAGACCTTGACTGAAGAGGTTTAGAATGGGCAAAAGATTTGTTGAATATCTTAAAGACTCAACAGAAATGTTAAAGACATTTTTTTGAAACGGTTGTAGTTTTCAGTAACATAAATCAACAGAACACAAACTAACTTGGCATTGCGCTCCATCCAGAACTCAAGCTGCCTGGTGATATTCTGCTGCTTCCACTCAGTTAAATTGGCCACAAAGACTCCAGGATTGAACGAGCAAGTGTTCGCTTTCATTCCAAGCTTCTTGATCGCCTCTTTTTTGAAGTCCAAAAAACCAATATAGCTGTTCTGcagcatgtaaaataaatatgcaaatccaagtgaatatagaaaataattatgGAATATGTTTTGGAAACTTTCTTAGAAATGGGTCTGAGCTGTATGACCAAATTTTAATGTATGACTTATGAATAATTTCATACCAGAGTCACTGTATTTAATCACTTTATAGAAAACAAATgggttaaaatgtttaaaatccatatggcaatatttcaaaatgaactgCATAAGTctaaataagaaaacaaaaacatcctattctgtattttaatttttctccATGCATCTTCATCCTCCCACTCAGTTATAATATTCTGATGAAGttctgtgtacagtcgtggccaaaagttttgagaattacataaatattagttttcaaaaagtttgctgctaaactgcttttagatctttgtttcagttgtttctgtgatgtactaaaatataattacaagcacttcatacgtttcaaatgcttttatcgacaattacatgacatttatacaaagagtcagtatttgcagtgttggcccttctttttcaggacctctgcaattcgactgtgcatgctctcaatcaacttctgggccaaatcctgactgatagcaacccattctttcataatcacttcttggagtttgtcagaattagtgggtttttgtttgtccatccgcctcttgaggattgaccacaagttctcaatgggattaagatctggggagtttccaggccatggatccaaaatttcaacattctggtccccgatccacttagttatcacttttgccttatggcacggtgctccatcgtgctggaaaatgcattgttcttcaccaaactgttgttggattgttggaagaagttgctgttggagggtgttttggtaccattctttattcatggctgtgtttttgggcagaattgtgagtgagcccaatcccttggatgagaagcaaccccacacatgaatggtgtcaagatgctttactgttggcatgacacaggactgatggtggcgctcaccttttcttcaacggacaagcctttttccagatgccccaaacaatcggaaaggggcttcatcagagaatttttatgcaacgcaatgatggctgcatgcgtttctttgcaggtcaccatggttaacaatggaagaacaatgatttcaagcatcaccctcctttaacatgtcaagtctgccattctaacccaatcagcctgacataatgatctccagccttgtgctcgtcaacattctcacctgagataagacgattactgaaatgatctcagcaggtcctttaatgacagcaatgaaatgcagtggaaaggtttttttgggaataagttaattttcatggcaaaagaaagactatgcaattcatctgatcactcttcataacattctggagtatatgcaaattgctattataaaaacttaagcagcaacttttccaatttccaatatttatgtaattctcaaaacctttggccacgactgtacagtgtgTATTCTGGAGTACTGTAGGATCGTACCTGATTTCCAGCTCCTCTGACGATGCCTTTAGAGGATGCAGAGTCACAGTCCTCTGAGAAAGCTGCAGCATGTCCCAGCTTAATACTGGTGTCGAAAAGCTCCTGAATGTCCCCTgaaccacagaaaaaaaatacaatcaatCAATTCTTATAACTGTTACTTACTGTATTTGAATGGAACCCGCACAGTATCACACTATTTCTGCAGCATGCATAGATTCGGTATGCGTTCATTACACAGATGGCCTACTACATGtaacaaaacattttcaattCTGACCTTTTTATAGCCACCTTAGGATTGTACAATTAATCGCATGAGTTAGTGAGTTACCGTTGACAGccctcatatttatatatatatatatatatatatatatatatatatataaatatataaaacttgaTGCCatgccaaaatatatatattttgtatatattttgtacaaaatatattatatatttttttttacatttatgagcACTCCTAATTCATGTAGACTTGGCAGTGATAGTGCCTTGCTGTGAACATCGTAGAACAAAGTTACATATTCAGAAATACATTCAAAAATATTGAGGCGAGGACAGGtgtttttcttattcttattctattagATTGGACAAAAACTTGGTTATGCCTCTATGGACAAAACCCTAGTGTTCTGGGGTTTATAACCAACACAAATAATaacattacacacttcaccttgtACAATAACATCATCATCCAGATAAATAGCTTTCTCTGCATCCGGCAAGAAAACTGGCAGGAAGAATCTAGCAAAGGTCAACTGGAAAAATAAGATGCATACATAATTATGATACATAATTTAAGTTTCCAGAACACCAAATACTCTTATTTAAATAGAAGCACTTGCAATTGATTACCGGCTTCACTGCCTCCAGCTTCTGAGGATCGCTAGAAATCTTTCCTGCGAGGATCTTCAGatcaaatacgataattttgtgCTTCAAGTCAGTCTTACTCAACCATGTTCTGGAATGAGAAATAATCATGTTAATCATGAAACATTATATTGTTTAATAAACCACTGTAATGCAGTACAAGGTGCACCTGAGGTGGACCACCGACTCATTTAGTGTCACTATATTGAACACTACATTGGCTTTGCTGTTGCGGTGGATGCTGTTCATGGCAGTGACAGCAGCTCCCAGTCTCTCCTCTGGAGCGGTGATGACCACAGGAATCTCATCTCCTGACCTGATGACCTCATGATCCGACAGGAAGTCCGTCTCGAAGGGCAGGACCATCCCAGGAGCGGTGTCTGCAAACACACAGGAACATCAGCGGGCTGGTGCACTtcatgctgctaaaaaaaaaacttttacacttCACTTACATTAATATATTCATACCTTGATTCTCTTGCTTCAGGAAATCATTGAGATTCAGCAGATTTcgatgcaaaataattaaaaaggcgACGAGAATCAGAACAAGAATAGCCACATTCACTGGGAAAGACAAGATATCAAATAGAAGTTGTCAaatattcaagttaaaaaaatgtttatatatatatatatatatatatatatatatatatgtgtgtgtgtgtgcatagacTGCATATATCAATATCAGATATCAATATATGCACATATTGTTTAACTCACCTCTTCGTACGGTCATGGCACTCGATCAACAGCACTTGATTTGAAATTCTGCATCAAAACAAACACTAATATTACTAAACAGCAAAGAAAACAACAGAAATATGTATTTAACTGAAGGCTTAGTGGAGCATAAAACAAGCaggttacattttaaatcatacaagggggaaaaaacactgcatatataaaataaatgcattttggcaAAGATGAAACTTAACAGATAAAACGCAAAACCATGAAAACTGCTGGTGCTTTGTTATAATGACTGGACTCTCTTCGGCTCTTCATCCAAAACGCCAACTCAACATCAACAAGTCCAGTTACCCTTGAGTCCTGCAGAGAACACGCCACAGCCGACGACAAGACCTCTCACTGAAACAATGAAACATGTGCTACAGTGATAGAGCAGTAAGAGCACAACAGCGA encodes the following:
- the LOC132118964 gene encoding LOW QUALITY PROTEIN: guanine nucleotide-binding protein-like 3 (The sequence of the model RefSeq protein was modified relative to this genomic sequence to represent the inferred CDS: deleted 1 base in 1 codon; substituted 1 base at 1 genomic stop codon); translation: TLANSRVCFVELKASKRLSCAKCFKIQKKIRGLGINAVLDHSRAASCFGRDRLLQTLTDLADKKDAETMLKVGVVGFPNVGKSSIINSLKEIRVCHDGVQRGLTRCKQEVHITKRVKMIDSLSVVAASSNPGAEMALRSLQVEEKEESPLEAVRALLKQCNQLHIMLQYNVPDYRNSLXFLTAFSKKRGFLQKGGVPNTELGAMTFLCDWTGPKLSYHSRALGHQGLPSYLTDSIATELRSNLDLDIVRKGNENVMKGVRFPNVACSISFKSRGPTTGVLNVSELPKETITTTADEKEMDVTVNTVEVLPMRDYKSISNDVSQLFHQRR
- the LOC132119274 gene encoding glycosyltransferase 8 domain-containing protein 1-like; its protein translation is MTVRRVNVAILVLILVAFLIILHRNLLNLNDFLKQENQDTAPGMVLPFETDFLSDHEVIRSGDEIPVVITAPEERLGAAVTAMNSIHRNSKANVVFNIVTLNESVVHLRTWLSKTDLKHKIIVFDLKILAGKISSDPQKLEAVKPLTFARFFLPVFLPDAEKAIYLDDDVIVQGDIQELFDTSIKLGHAAAFSEDCDSASSKGIVRGAGNQNSYIGFLDFKKEAIKKLGMKANTCSFNPGVFVANLTEWKQQNITRQLEFWMERNAKEDLYSKTLANSITTPPMLIVFYKTHSNIDPLWNVRHLGATGAGNRYSPQFVNAAKLLHWNGHYKPWGRSSTYSDIWDKWYIPDPTGKFHPIRRHAEEK